The nucleotide sequence GAAGCTGTAGGCCTCCCACAGGTTTTCCGCGCGGGCGGGCGTGACAAGCCAAAACGCCAAGACAAGCACGGCACTCCAGCACAGGGACGGCAAAAGATACATGCGTTGCCTTGAAAAACTCATCTTACGCAACCTGCGGAGCTGAAAGCGCCTGCGCATTTTTGGCGAATCCGCCATCCGCCTTGACACGCCGGAATGGGCTACTAAATTGCAAATTGTTCCTGCCATAACTACAAAGCCAAACGCAAGATTTCATCCAGGAATACCGCCTTTGAACGGCTGCCGAAACTCTGCCTGTCCGATCGCCGGGTCCTGTGGGGGAAGGCATGTCATATCTCGATCCACTGATCGTTGCGCAACTCGGCAGCTTTTGCTTCAGCGGAATTTTTGAGGCGTTCCTCCTTTCCGGGGCCATCGGCACGGAATTTTTCAGCGCGTTTTCCGCAGGCCAGCTTGCGCCATGCCGCCTCGAGATCGCCTGGCCAAGCCTATCCCGCAGCCAAGCCCTCCTGGTTTTCGGCATGGTTGCGCCACCTGTCCGGAAGAGCTACTGGAGCTTCCTGGAAGCCTGCATCGCCACCGCCTCGCTGGCGCAGTTCGAGCAGCAGTTGGTCCCCAAACTGCAGCAGGTGCTCGGCCAGGAAATGGCCGCCGGCGGCGTGGCGGTGTTTGCCGACCTGCAGGCTCTCCACGTCGCCAACTTCACCTTTCCGGGCGCGTTCATCCAGCGCGGGCTGCAAGGCAGCTATTATCGGAGCCCCCTGAGCCAGGCTTGGCGCCAGAGCTGCCGGCCCCAGTACTTCGACCTGACCCGCGTCAAGGGACAGCTCCCCGAATCCTGGGGAATCTACCGGGATTTCGGCATCAAAAACGTGCTGGGCCACGGCGTGCCGGACATCCAGGGCGGCTGCGCCAGCTTCTTCGGCTTTGCCCAAGTGCCGGAAAAGCTGTGCGCCCACCATGAGCAGCTCATGGAACTGCTCGTTCCCCACCTGCACCTGGCCTTCCTGCGCTCCCTGCAG is from Thermithiobacillus tepidarius DSM 3134 and encodes:
- a CDS encoding LuxR C-terminal-related transcriptional regulator — protein: MVAPPVRKSYWSFLEACIATASLAQFEQQLVPKLQQVLGQEMAAGGVAVFADLQALHVANFTFPGAFIQRGLQGSYYRSPLSQAWRQSCRPQYFDLTRVKGQLPESWGIYRDFGIKNVLGHGVPDIQGGCASFFGFAQVPEKLCAHHEQLMELLVPHLHLAFLRSLQAAGKLISQPSASSLNAPEPAKAKSRRLPATPPDQTPISPREREILHWMLAGKSNWEIGMILRISEWTVKNHVQHILKKLQASNRSHAVAKALSMGLLDP